A single window of Coturnix japonica isolate 7356 chromosome 17, Coturnix japonica 2.1, whole genome shotgun sequence DNA harbors:
- the LOC107321909 gene encoding putative UDP-GlcNAc:betaGal beta-1,3-N-acetylglucosaminyltransferase LOC100288842 gives MQLCRLRTHQWCFVLFNVLLFHMLLFGADLLEEYFLRSLPLSYSDAKTLEIRERARKLDMAPLKANLSRSYIVSSTAACSDREIFLLVLVCSSPGNRTRRDAIRQTWGNVTDTAGYAVLTLFALGRPASEEAQLEIDEESQKHRDIIEGSFIDRPATQTQKMMMMVEWVVTFCPHARYALKTDEDMFVGVPSLAGYLLSLTQLEDVYSGRVIHQGVPDRDPQSPGFVPIHQYPEEFYPDYCDSKAFVMSQDVVRKVYMAAQEVPTSVPADVFVGICAKKAGITPIHSSRFSGEKHISYNRCCYKFIFTSSSMKEDELFKDWKETSDGKDCSLLETYYSLVSCRVLTYIDKFKQFNLDRIKNEAFHFSD, from the exons atgCAG CTGTGCAGACTCCGGACCCACCAGTGGTGCTTTGTTCTGTTCAACGTCCTGCTGTTCCACATGCTGCTTTTCGGGGCAGACTTGCTGGAGGAATACTTCCTGCGCTCATTACCTCTCTCCTACAGCGATGCAAAGACCCTGGAGATCAGGGAGCGGGCCAGGAAGCTGGACATGGCCCCGCTGAAGGCCAACCTCTCCAGGTCTTACAttgtcagcagcacagcagcgtGCTCTGATCGAGAGATATTTCTGCTTGTTCTCGTCTGCAGCAGCCCAGGAAACAGGACAAGGCGCGATGCCATCAGGCAGACGTGGGGCAATGTAACAGACACCGCGGGTTATGCTGTCCTCACCTTGTTTGCTTTAGGAAGGCCGGCTTCAGAAGAAGCCCAGCTGGAGATTGATGAAGAGTCCCAAAAGCACAGAGATATCATTGAGGGCAGTTTCATCGATCGTCCAGCAACTCAGACgcagaagatgatgatgatggtggaGTGGGTGGTGACTTTCTGTCCTCATGCAAGGTATGCTCTTAAGACAGATGAAGATATGTTTGTTGGCGTTCCCAGCCTGGCTGGATACTTGCTCAGCTTAACTCAACTAGAGGATGTCTACAGTGGGAGGGTCATCCACCAGGGGGTGCCTGACAGAGACCCCCAGAGCCCCGGCTTCGTGCCCATCCATCAATACCCAGAGGAGTTTTACCCGGATTACTGTGACAGCAAAGCCTTCGTCATGTCGCAGGATGTCGTGCGCAAGGTGTACATGGCTGCCCAGGAGGTGCCAACTTCAGTGCCTGCCGATGTCTTCGTTGGGATCTGTGCTAAGAAAGCTGGCATCACTCCCATTCACAGCTCTCGCTTTTCTGGGGAAAAGCACATCAGCTACAATCGATGCTgctataaattcatttttacctCTTCCAGCATGAAAGAGGATGAGCTATTTAAGGACTGGAAAGAAACAAGCGACGGGAAAGACTGCTCGCTACTGGAAACGTACTACAGCCTGGTGTCCTGCAGGGTTCTGACCTAT